The Streptomyces sp. DH-12 genome has a window encoding:
- a CDS encoding L,D-transpeptidase, which translates to MAGTSSMIVAGLTAAALATVGHLGHRAAETVPPDLRQRASGSPAPAPEGPRNGHPAAPPPRSGQGQRVVYSLGRDRVWLVDEGGAVRRTFGVSPSTVDPAPGTYRVTSRSGSVTGSDGVPVEHVVRFASVDGTAIGFSAAVDGSAPVLDPRERTGGIRETREDAAAMWTFATIGRTVVVVP; encoded by the coding sequence ATGGCGGGGACCAGCTCGATGATCGTGGCGGGGCTGACCGCGGCGGCCCTCGCGACGGTCGGCCACCTCGGCCACCGGGCGGCGGAGACGGTCCCGCCCGACCTGCGCCAGCGGGCGTCCGGCTCTCCGGCGCCCGCGCCGGAGGGGCCCCGCAACGGCCACCCGGCCGCGCCGCCCCCGCGCTCGGGGCAGGGGCAGCGCGTCGTCTACTCGCTGGGCCGCGACCGGGTGTGGCTGGTGGACGAGGGCGGCGCGGTGCGCCGCACCTTCGGCGTCAGCCCCAGCACGGTCGACCCGGCGCCGGGCACCTACCGGGTCACCTCCCGGTCCGGCTCCGTGACGGGGTCGGACGGCGTGCCGGTGGAGCACGTCGTGCGGTTCGCCAGCGTCGACGGCACGGCGATCGGGTTCAGCGCGGCGGTCGACGGCTCGGCGCCCGTCCTCGACCCGCGGGAACGCACGGGCGGGATCCGCGAGACGCGGGAGGACGCCGCGGCGATGTGGACGTTCGCGACGATCGGGCGAACGGTCGTCGTGGTGCCGTAG